A stretch of DNA from Nitrospira sp. KM1:
ATTCCGAATACACGGTCGATGCCAGACCTAGCGATGCCATTGCACTGGCCTTGCGGTGCAACGCACCCGTATTCGCCAAGGAGACCGTATTGACCAAACAAAGCTCCGAGGAACTTGAGCAGTGGCTGGAAAATCTCAAGCCGGAAGACTTTGGAAAACTCGATTCGAGTGACGAGAAGTGAGATGAGCGATCAGCAAAGCCTTCCGCACAAGTCAGCAGTCGAATTTCGCGTCGACCGCGTGCTGGATGAGTCCAATACCGATACCAAAATTGTCGTCCTCGTGAGACAGGATGGACAACCGGACAACTTCCCGATCTGGGTGGGATCTTCTGAAGGACATGCCATCAAGCTTGCGTTCGACGCCACGGTCACACCACGACCGATGAGCCACGATCTCATCAAGAGTTTCGCCGATCATTTGGGCGTCACGATCCGAGAGGTGGTCATCACCGACGTAAAAAACAGCACCTATTTTGCGACTGTGCATCTCGAAAATAACGGCCTGGAGCGCACAGTGGACGCAAGGCCGAGTGACGCCCTGTCGTTGGCACTGCGGATCCGCTGTCCCATTTTCATCACGCAAGACGTGCTCGAACGAAGAAGCACGATCAACCTGGATGCCTGGTTGGCCAAATCGGCTTCGAAAACCATCGATACGAATGATGCGAAGGAAGTGCAGGAAACCTGATCCTACCTCTCGACCCGAAGGAGCATGAGCGAACCATGTCGACTTATTTGCAAAAACCGCTTGAAGTGCAGGAAAAATGGTATGTGGTCGATGCCGAAGGCAAAACGCTGGGCCGTCTGGCCGCCCGCGTCGCCGCCATGTTGCGAGGCAAGCATCGCCCGACATTCACGCCGAACGTCGACATGGGTGACCACGTCGTCGTCATCAATGCAGAAAAGATTCATCTTACGGGCGACAAGATGGAAACGAAACTGTATCGAAGCCACTCGGGATATCCGGGCGGATTGAAGACCGCGACCGCGAAACATGTGTTCCGGAAAGATCCGACACGCTTGCTGGTTGAAGCGATTGAAGGCATGCTGCCAAAAACCCCGCTCGGCAATCACATGGCGAAGAAGCTTCGTGTCTATGTAGGTTCTTTACATCCTCACCGTGCGCAGAACCCGGAAACAATCACGCTCTAAGAATTCACACGACGACGAAGGAGGCACAGCAGCATGGCAGCCGCGACTCAATATGCAACCGGACGACGGAAATGTGCGATTGCCCGAGCCTGGGTTACCGGCACTGCGGGCGACATCACGATCAACGATCTCCCGCTGGAAAAGGCGTTCCCCCGTTTGACGCTCAGGCAGATCATCCAGTTGCCTCTCGAGCTCGCCGGAGTGACCGGAAAATTCTCGATCAAAGCTACCGTACATGGCGGCGGTCCCACTGGACAGGCCGGCGCGATCAGACATGCGATTGCACGGGCGCTGGTGGCACTGAGCCAGCCGCTGCGGGCGCCGTTGAAAAAAGAAGGCCTGCTGACCAGAGATTCCCGTGTGAAAGAGCGCAAGAAGTACGGTCAAAAAGGGGCGCGAAAGCGTTTCCAATACTCGAAGCGTTAATTCAGGAGCCACAGGATGACAAAAGGGAAGGCTCCAGAGGCCTTCCCTTTTTTGTGTCTTTAGCTGACCTCACATGAGTCACAAAGAGATACGAGTCGCCATTGCCGGCGCCAGCGGATATGCCGGTGCTGAATTGGTTCGTTTAGCCGCTCTGCATCCTCACTTCGAACTCGTAGCGGTTACATCAGAAAAATCGGCCGGGACGCCGGTGGCCAAGGTCTTCCCAAGCCTCGCAGGCCTTGTCTCTTTGACGTTTCAGTCACTCACGCCTGAAGCCCTTCTGGAAAATGCGGATGCGGTTTTTCTGGCTCTACCCCACACCAAATCTATGGAGCCGGTGGCGAATTGCATGAAAGTTG
This window harbors:
- a CDS encoding bifunctional nuclease family protein, encoding MSDQQSLPHKSAVEFRVDRVLDESNTDTKIVVLVRQDGQPDNFPIWVGSSEGHAIKLAFDATVTPRPMSHDLIKSFADHLGVTIREVVITDVKNSTYFATVHLENNGLERTVDARPSDALSLALRIRCPIFITQDVLERRSTINLDAWLAKSASKTIDTNDAKEVQET
- the rplM gene encoding 50S ribosomal protein L13, which gives rise to MSTYLQKPLEVQEKWYVVDAEGKTLGRLAARVAAMLRGKHRPTFTPNVDMGDHVVVINAEKIHLTGDKMETKLYRSHSGYPGGLKTATAKHVFRKDPTRLLVEAIEGMLPKTPLGNHMAKKLRVYVGSLHPHRAQNPETITL
- the rpsI gene encoding 30S ribosomal protein S9; amino-acid sequence: MAAATQYATGRRKCAIARAWVTGTAGDITINDLPLEKAFPRLTLRQIIQLPLELAGVTGKFSIKATVHGGGPTGQAGAIRHAIARALVALSQPLRAPLKKEGLLTRDSRVKERKKYGQKGARKRFQYSKR